The proteins below are encoded in one region of Roseofilum capinflatum BLCC-M114:
- a CDS encoding glutathione S-transferase family protein, giving the protein MIKLYGGPRTRGTLVQWYLEELEVPYELIAVDIQGQAHKQPEYLAIHPMGKVPALVDGEFTIWESGAILMYLALQYGNAERSVQEIAEMNQWVIFANASLGPGVFIEASRDRALADFMPPLNQRLQDQPFLLGDRFTVADVAVGSFLFYMPVMLQLDLSEYPAITDYIQRLSQRPAFQNTLGKR; this is encoded by the coding sequence ATGATTAAACTCTATGGTGGCCCCCGCACTCGCGGAACTTTGGTTCAGTGGTATTTGGAGGAACTTGAGGTTCCCTACGAATTGATTGCTGTGGACATCCAAGGACAAGCCCATAAGCAGCCGGAATATTTAGCGATTCATCCCATGGGGAAGGTTCCCGCTTTGGTCGATGGAGAGTTTACTATCTGGGAATCTGGGGCAATTTTGATGTATCTGGCTCTTCAGTATGGTAATGCGGAGCGATCGGTACAAGAGATTGCCGAGATGAATCAGTGGGTGATTTTTGCTAATGCTAGTTTAGGCCCTGGGGTGTTTATTGAAGCGTCCCGCGATCGCGCCTTAGCCGATTTTATGCCTCCCCTGAACCAACGGCTCCAAGATCAGCCCTTTTTACTCGGCGATCGGTTTACCGTTGCGGATGTAGCTGTCGGCTCCTTTCTCTTCTACATGCCGGTGATGCTCCAACTCGATTTAAGCGAGTATCCCGCCATTACCGACTATATTCAGCGCTTATCCCAACGTCCTGCCTTCCAAAATACCCTTGGCAAACGCTAG